One window of Anaerotignum faecicola genomic DNA carries:
- a CDS encoding stalk domain-containing protein encodes MGNRKRLTAFLLTAVMILTMPQMQIAAAEVESPAGAGLCIHHTKHTEDCGYTEGEKGTPCGHVHTEDCYAPMKQCVHEHGESCYPVAEDSASENTAEREPHICTHECSEESGCITEKLDCRHEHNADCGYSPATEGTPCTYECEACSGQEQINALPNIEDSHKENAEEIEALLAVAAETTNKMPAGKGTEESPYQITNAEELAWFRDTVNSGKANIHAKLLHDIDLNNVIWEPIGTKEKLYNGTFDGNAYTIRNFWLGNHAKQEGISEKGLFGRIGSDGTIQDLVVKVECIGSAAYPNNFNVTKCGLIAAYNEGTIRRCSVMVNYTLYVAGEIGVIAYQNSGIIENCLSAVGTGTGNPKFQGRIPDEASAAGIAYENSGTIKNCLFDGELRTDGFIGTSYVPKDYAIAQNSSGGKITNCYYYHSEPRFGGVTYNGELYKDGDKFTVISKTQKVMGTGEVTWLLNEDGQNDIWRQSTFPSLDKSYGRVKKNNDGTYSIVTPHIHRLDNGTQTEFKEVNSLDEITGDKSDTKYYCLSEDVTLSTAWEAPNRDIMLCLNGKSITAPNGASAITVDDGSTFTLMDCKNGKVSGGSSGVAVTGGTFNLHSGVISGNTTGVLLDSGKCTLKGGSITKNTTGVDYLDGTLTLSGGAKVIENKTKNILLHTRKTLSFGKLNADARFGISVENSDSPEAPIPVTDTTGGEYFNNLFPDDALANELYREENVVWLRTQGHTAHCVCGGTHTAIGDHAEEKELNFQPWNPYAENPAKPQMPTSMPEGVDGYYLTQDVKLNSIWEPSDVVLCLNGHKMTFSGYGAVKISGNGKLTLTDCGTTGKLCREGNEVYKKGGISLSTGSTFDMYGGTITGFQNGVSTDQVGGTIHLYGGTITGNETVHGAGVFCWGSSSNPSTFIMYGGKITNNHATYSGSDINVKPSGGGVFLREYSKFEMYGGEITGNTATYGGGVYCGAIVAPNTAEMILHGGKITGNTATYGGGVYFKDKAFQVTGKGKVTITDNTGNGGKNVVLFDGKTIQVMEKLHEETRIGVTSFHGPTDGESIPIAKTENKDWIKEGNFTSDISDYGIALSDDGKTVQLQTHRHSWEYNVSQDGTTITEHCTAENCGLPKGNGGSVIIKAPADNLIYDGQGKAAVLENTLISDVSVSDITYTKGSTAITGTPTDAGTYTAAVTVEGKTAKVQYTIAQSGTEFSGGVKVSAYVYGDPIYVTVTPKATGKAPVKKARTLNTPQAGQMAIYEGDRQLTEAKDVTSGNKLTFTIDTAKANLGKGRHTLTAKFVGSQNMAAQAETKQVYIRQAGIANADVAVAGESFIYTGSPITPAVSVTLKNTQLVEGRDYTLAYTDHTNAGTATVTVTGIGNYIGTAKKTFAISKAAAPEISWPTASAITCGEKVSDSRLSGGSTQYGTFAWSDDVKDTTPAVGTSSYKVVFTPSEDTEKNYETISATEQDVSLTVNAKSLTDAQVTVSGSYTYTGQAQIPAADAVTVQVDGKTIPKDRYTISASDNTNAGQATVTVTGKGDYIGTASGTFTIGKATPNPTIPTELNAVYGSTLKDVPLPKGWAWDTPDSSVGNVGKKTFAATYTEDNSGNYNTVQKNLTVKVAKKAVTVTALDKSAYIGSDVPALSNPEAGKDYKIEGLVGTDTLNGTVTLTYAQTPDMSKVGKTTINITGTLSNDNYDIIYANGTLTVSNRHSGGGGGGGGSKPAEKPTEKPAEKPAVSPTVDGKNDTVKIAETTAEANTAAANAAKSDDKVTLVTEGTSVSGKDFTEPAVLKIPADTKDVKNVNQLTLARLNAETGKLEIVGGSYDAKANAVVGYVVEEGSYFVVEKESLTTISMQIGNNGVVLNNENKILDAAPLISQNRTMVPLRFIAEAFGANVSWAQDTKTVTIVIDGKVLTMRINQELEGFGAAPIISNGRTMVPIRYISEELGANVIWVPSTKTVAIAR; translated from the coding sequence ATGGGAAATCGAAAGAGATTGACCGCATTTTTATTGACAGCGGTAATGATTTTGACCATGCCGCAAATGCAGATAGCGGCGGCAGAGGTTGAGTCCCCTGCTGGTGCAGGCTTATGTATACACCACACGAAGCATACAGAGGATTGTGGGTATACGGAAGGAGAGAAGGGAACACCCTGCGGGCATGTGCATACAGAGGATTGCTATGCACCGATGAAGCAGTGTGTGCATGAGCATGGGGAGAGCTGTTATCCTGTTGCGGAGGACAGTGCATCAGAGAATACGGCGGAAAGAGAGCCGCATATCTGTACCCATGAATGCAGTGAGGAAAGCGGCTGTATCACAGAAAAATTAGACTGCCGACATGAGCATAATGCGGACTGCGGCTATTCCCCTGCTACCGAGGGAACGCCCTGCACCTATGAATGTGAGGCCTGCTCAGGACAGGAGCAAATCAATGCACTGCCGAACATAGAGGATAGCCACAAAGAAAATGCCGAAGAAATTGAAGCTCTGCTGGCTGTTGCGGCAGAAACAACAAACAAAATGCCGGCAGGAAAAGGCACAGAAGAATCCCCCTACCAAATTACCAACGCAGAGGAGTTGGCATGGTTTCGGGATACGGTGAATAGCGGAAAAGCTAATATTCACGCCAAACTGCTGCATGACATTGACCTGAATAACGTCATCTGGGAGCCCATTGGAACCAAGGAAAAGCTCTACAACGGCACCTTTGACGGAAACGCCTATACCATAAGGAATTTTTGGCTGGGGAACCACGCTAAGCAAGAAGGAATTTCTGAAAAGGGCCTTTTCGGCCGGATTGGATCAGACGGTACAATACAGGATCTGGTTGTGAAGGTTGAATGCATCGGCTCTGCGGCGTACCCCAACAATTTCAATGTTACCAAATGTGGACTGATTGCGGCGTATAACGAAGGCACTATCCGGCGCTGCAGTGTTATGGTCAATTATACGCTCTATGTTGCGGGGGAGATCGGTGTCATCGCCTACCAAAATAGTGGCATAATCGAAAACTGCCTGAGTGCGGTGGGGACGGGAACGGGAAATCCAAAATTTCAGGGTCGTATTCCGGATGAAGCCTCTGCTGCAGGCATTGCCTATGAGAATTCAGGCACAATCAAAAACTGCCTGTTTGATGGTGAACTCCGAACGGATGGGTTCATAGGCACTTCCTATGTGCCGAAAGACTATGCCATTGCACAAAATAGCTCCGGTGGTAAAATCACAAACTGTTACTATTACCACTCCGAACCAAGATTCGGCGGTGTAACATACAACGGTGAACTATACAAGGATGGAGACAAATTCACAGTAATATCCAAGACGCAGAAGGTGATGGGCACCGGCGAAGTGACCTGGCTGTTAAATGAAGATGGGCAGAATGACATCTGGCGGCAATCTACGTTTCCTTCTCTGGATAAAAGCTACGGCAGGGTCAAGAAAAATAATGATGGGACGTATTCCATTGTAACCCCTCATATACACAGACTGGATAACGGCACGCAGACAGAATTCAAGGAGGTTAACTCTTTGGATGAAATCACAGGAGACAAATCAGACACAAAATACTACTGCCTGAGCGAAGATGTTACCCTAAGCACAGCATGGGAAGCTCCGAATCGGGATATTATGCTTTGTCTGAACGGAAAGAGCATCACAGCCCCTAACGGTGCTTCTGCAATTACCGTAGATGACGGCAGCACCTTCACTCTGATGGACTGCAAGAATGGCAAAGTCAGCGGTGGTTCCTCCGGCGTTGCGGTGACAGGCGGCACGTTCAACCTGCACAGCGGCGTAATCAGCGGCAATACCACCGGCGTACTGCTTGATAGCGGGAAATGTACGCTGAAAGGCGGTTCCATTACCAAAAACACCACAGGTGTGGATTATCTGGATGGCACGCTTACCCTCAGCGGCGGTGCAAAGGTAATTGAGAACAAGACGAAAAATATTCTGCTTCACACAAGGAAAACGCTCTCCTTCGGGAAGCTGAATGCCGATGCACGCTTTGGCATTTCTGTAGAAAATTCGGATTCCCCTGAGGCACCCATCCCCGTTACTGACACAACCGGCGGAGAATATTTCAATAACCTCTTCCCGGATGATGCGCTCGCAAACGAGCTGTATCGGGAGGAGAATGTGGTGTGGCTTCGCACACAGGGGCATACAGCGCACTGTGTCTGTGGTGGTACACACACAGCTATTGGCGATCATGCGGAGGAAAAGGAGTTGAATTTTCAGCCGTGGAATCCCTATGCGGAAAATCCTGCAAAGCCTCAGATGCCGACCTCTATGCCCGAAGGTGTGGACGGCTACTACCTGACACAGGATGTCAAGCTGAATAGCATTTGGGAACCGTCGGATGTGGTGCTTTGTTTGAACGGACATAAGATGACCTTCTCCGGCTATGGTGCCGTGAAGATTTCTGGAAACGGAAAGTTGACGCTGACAGACTGCGGGACAACCGGCAAGCTTTGCCGAGAGGGCAATGAAGTATACAAGAAAGGTGGCATTTCCCTCTCAACAGGAAGCACCTTTGACATGTACGGCGGCACGATTACCGGTTTTCAGAACGGTGTATCCACCGACCAAGTGGGTGGAACAATCCATCTGTACGGAGGGACGATTACCGGAAATGAGACTGTCCACGGTGCCGGCGTGTTTTGCTGGGGCAGTAGTAGCAATCCCTCAACATTCATCATGTACGGCGGAAAAATCACAAATAACCATGCAACCTATTCAGGTTCAGATATCAACGTAAAACCGTCAGGCGGAGGCGTATTTCTGAGAGAGTACAGTAAATTTGAAATGTACGGCGGCGAGATTACCGGCAACACCGCTACTTATGGCGGTGGTGTGTACTGCGGTGCAATCGTCGCCCCCAACACCGCAGAGATGATCCTGCACGGCGGCAAAATTACCGGCAACACCGCTACTTATGGCGGCGGCGTGTACTTCAAGGACAAAGCCTTTCAGGTCACCGGCAAAGGCAAGGTAACAATTACCGACAACACTGGAAATGGCGGAAAAAATGTGGTTTTGTTTGATGGGAAAACCATTCAGGTAATGGAGAAACTGCATGAAGAAACCCGCATCGGTGTGACATCCTTTCATGGCCCTACCGATGGAGAGTCGATTCCTATCGCTAAGACGGAAAATAAAGACTGGATCAAGGAAGGAAACTTCACCTCTGACATTTCCGACTATGGTATCGCCCTATCAGATGACGGCAAAACCGTGCAGCTTCAGACACACCGGCATAGCTGGGAGTACAACGTCAGTCAGGACGGTACAACTATTACGGAACATTGTACGGCAGAAAACTGCGGACTGCCCAAAGGCAACGGTGGCAGTGTGATTATCAAGGCTCCTGCGGACAATTTGATTTATGACGGACAAGGAAAGGCCGCAGTTCTGGAAAACACCCTTATCTCCGATGTGTCTGTATCGGACATTACCTATACCAAGGGTAGCACTGCTATTACCGGAACGCCCACCGATGCGGGCACCTATACCGCCGCTGTTACCGTGGAGGGAAAGACGGCAAAAGTGCAGTACACCATTGCGCAGTCCGGGACTGAGTTTAGCGGCGGAGTGAAAGTGAGTGCCTATGTCTACGGCGATCCTATCTACGTCACTGTGACACCTAAGGCAACCGGCAAGGCTCCTGTTAAAAAGGCGCGAACACTTAACACGCCTCAGGCAGGTCAGATGGCAATTTACGAAGGAGACAGACAGCTTACTGAGGCGAAAGATGTAACCTCCGGCAACAAGCTAACCTTTACCATTGACACCGCAAAAGCGAATCTCGGAAAGGGACGGCACACGCTCACCGCAAAATTTGTAGGATCGCAAAATATGGCAGCGCAGGCAGAAACGAAGCAAGTATATATTCGGCAGGCCGGGATTGCAAATGCAGATGTTGCGGTAGCGGGCGAATCGTTTATCTATACAGGCTCTCCGATTACCCCTGCTGTAAGCGTAACATTAAAGAACACACAGCTTGTTGAGGGCCGCGATTATACGCTTGCCTATACGGATCACACCAATGCGGGCACAGCAACCGTGACCGTTACCGGCATAGGCAACTATATCGGTACAGCAAAAAAAACCTTTGCCATCAGCAAGGCAGCGGCCCCTGAAATCAGTTGGCCAACGGCAAGCGCAATTACCTGCGGGGAAAAGGTGTCGGACAGCCGCTTGAGCGGAGGCAGTACCCAATACGGTACATTCGCTTGGTCGGATGATGTAAAGGATACGACTCCCGCAGTGGGAACTTCCTCGTATAAAGTGGTGTTTACTCCCAGTGAAGATACGGAAAAGAACTATGAAACGATTTCCGCAACGGAGCAGGATGTTTCCCTAACCGTTAATGCAAAAAGCTTGACCGATGCCCAAGTGACGGTATCCGGCAGCTATACATATACCGGTCAGGCTCAAATTCCGGCCGCTGATGCGGTAACAGTTCAGGTAGACGGTAAAACGATTCCTAAGGACCGGTACACAATTTCTGCCAGTGATAATACGAATGCCGGACAGGCCACAGTGACCGTCACCGGCAAAGGCGACTATATCGGCACAGCAAGCGGAACCTTTACTATCGGCAAGGCAACGCCTAACCCGACTATACCGACCGAATTGAACGCTGTTTATGGCAGCACACTGAAGGATGTACCTCTGCCGAAGGGATGGGCTTGGGATACTCCCGACAGCTCTGTTGGCAACGTGGGAAAGAAAACCTTTGCGGCTACTTACACCGAGGACAACAGCGGCAACTACAACACAGTACAGAAAAACCTTACAGTGAAGGTGGCGAAAAAAGCGGTTACCGTTACGGCACTGGACAAGAGCGCCTACATCGGCAGCGATGTGCCGGCTCTGAGCAATCCGGAAGCAGGTAAGGATTACAAGATAGAGGGTTTGGTCGGTACAGATACCCTGAACGGCACTGTAACATTGACCTATGCGCAGACACCGGATATGAGCAAAGTCGGCAAAACCACAATCAACATTACCGGTACGCTGTCAAATGATAATTATGATATTATTTATGCCAATGGAACACTGACCGTTTCCAATCGACATTCCGGTGGCGGTGGCGGCGGTGGCGGCAGTAAGCCTGCGGAAAAACCCACAGAAAAACCCGCAGAAAAGCCTGCTGTATCTCCTACCGTGGATGGCAAGAATGATACCGTAAAAATAGCAGAAACCACAGCAGAAGCAAATACGGCGGCGGCAAATGCAGCGAAGTCGGATGATAAGGTAACGCTGGTAACAGAGGGAACGAGTGTTTCCGGTAAGGATTTCACAGAACCTGCGGTTTTGAAAATTCCTGCGGATACCAAGGATGTGAAGAATGTAAATCAACTGACCTTGGCAAGATTGAACGCCGAAACAGGCAAGCTGGAAATTGTTGGCGGCAGCTATGATGCAAAGGCGAATGCGGTTGTTGGTTATGTGGTAGAGGAAGGCAGCTATTTCGTTGTGGAAAAGGAGAGCCTAACAACAATTAGCATGCAGATTGGCAATAATGGTGTTGTGCTGAATAATGAAAACAAGATTTTGGATGCGGCACCCTTGATTTCGCAGAACAGAACGATGGTTCCGCTGAGATTTATTGCAGAGGCATTCGGTGCAAATGTAAGCTGGGCGCAGGATACAAAGACAGTTACCATCGTGATTGACGGCAAGGTTTTGACCATGAGAATCAATCAGGAATTGGAAGGCTTTGGCGCAGCACCCATCATCAGCAACGGACGCACGATGGTTCCCATTCGCTATATTTCCGAGGAATTGGGCGCAAACGTGATTTGGGTTCCTTCCACAAAGACAGTTGCGATTGCAAGATAA
- a CDS encoding LytR/AlgR family response regulator transcription factor, translating to MRIAIVDDLSTDSEALRKFLCRWASEQGIPLVPSPVILESGEALLAHFAPNAFDIIFLDIYMAGITGMEVARKIREQDTHCQLIFTTTTGEFAVDSYEVGAAYYLVKPFSYENLTQALSRCSAELLEQSQCVIIPGAAEQPPLLLHQITYTEYQSRNVEVHLLGGKTRLISMRQADFAALLLAYPYFCDCMRGVLVNLEQVESLTASHFLLSDGTSVPVSRLKYKEVREKYLSFAYARMRGGFTNGTL from the coding sequence ATGCGGATTGCCATTGTAGATGACCTTTCCACCGATTCCGAAGCTTTGCGGAAGTTCCTCTGCCGCTGGGCATCGGAACAGGGGATTCCTCTGGTTCCTTCCCCTGTTATATTGGAAAGCGGCGAGGCTCTGCTTGCCCATTTCGCTCCGAATGCCTTTGATATAATCTTTCTGGATATTTATATGGCCGGCATAACCGGTATGGAGGTTGCCCGAAAAATTCGGGAGCAGGATACGCATTGTCAGCTAATCTTTACAACCACCACCGGAGAGTTCGCTGTGGACAGCTATGAAGTTGGGGCGGCATATTATCTGGTAAAGCCCTTTTCCTATGAAAATCTAACACAGGCACTTTCACGCTGCAGTGCGGAGCTTTTGGAGCAAAGCCAGTGCGTAATCATTCCGGGTGCTGCAGAACAGCCACCACTTCTGCTCCATCAAATTACCTATACCGAATACCAAAGTCGCAATGTAGAGGTTCATCTGCTTGGCGGAAAAACACGCCTCATCTCCATGCGGCAGGCTGATTTTGCGGCTCTGCTGTTGGCATATCCTTATTTCTGCGACTGTATGCGTGGCGTTCTGGTCAATCTGGAGCAGGTGGAAAGCTTAACGGCAAGTCATTTTCTTCTGTCAGATGGGACATCTGTTCCTGTCAGCCGATTAAAATATAAGGAGGTACGGGAAAAATATCTTTCCTTTGCCTATGCCCGCATGAGAGGAGGCTTCACAAATGGAACTCTATGA
- a CDS encoding ATP-binding protein: protein MELYDMLHPMLELSISIPAIILCFLPMKNHLNGKGRLLLLWGIPTLILWCVGAGWLCWRLRYSTKLCMLLTQALLLLFYCKAVPLSRWKTVNVFLAVCGVFSSMYNLAILIDATLFRRSGAVALSLNSTILYVLLCWLLLGVLCYPATHAARWLLDEVETPETWYIFWILPLVFWCLNTTLRPRKYSTLYTNRVMHFYPILILALLGLMLLYYALFYWMARGIAKNIRLSQENKLLQMQTAQYRTLQKSIADTRRARHDLHQHFKALQGCVESGDISKVAAYVKAYGESLPPDTIHPFCKNYAVDAILHHYAEQALLQKTDLEAVVQMEEQTIIPEPEFCSLLGNLLENALDACAASKTPRFIRLHIRQQGSLYLTMDNTSDQPPLSDEKRLISSKHDGFGIGTESVRMTAERYNGDARFEWREGVFYASVMLSSAD from the coding sequence ATGGAACTCTATGATATGCTCCACCCGATGCTGGAGCTTTCCATCTCTATCCCCGCTATCATTCTGTGCTTTCTACCGATGAAAAACCATCTGAACGGCAAGGGAAGGCTCCTCTTGCTGTGGGGCATTCCCACTTTGATTTTGTGGTGTGTAGGGGCGGGCTGGCTCTGCTGGCGGCTTCGTTATAGCACAAAGCTCTGTATGCTTTTGACGCAGGCATTGCTTCTGCTGTTCTATTGCAAAGCAGTTCCGCTATCTCGGTGGAAAACCGTCAACGTATTTCTGGCAGTTTGCGGTGTATTTTCCAGCATGTATAATCTGGCAATTCTGATAGATGCCACTCTGTTTCGGCGGAGTGGTGCAGTTGCGCTTTCCCTAAACAGTACCATTCTTTATGTCCTGCTGTGCTGGCTGTTGCTGGGGGTTTTATGCTACCCTGCCACACACGCCGCCCGTTGGCTGTTGGATGAGGTGGAAACGCCGGAAACCTGGTATATATTCTGGATATTGCCGTTGGTGTTCTGGTGTCTGAATACCACCCTTCGCCCCAGGAAATATTCCACGCTTTATACCAACCGTGTGATGCACTTCTATCCGATTTTAATTCTTGCACTTCTGGGGCTGATGCTGCTTTATTATGCCCTGTTTTACTGGATGGCAAGAGGGATTGCCAAAAATATCCGTCTGTCACAGGAAAACAAACTGCTGCAAATGCAAACTGCCCAGTATCGCACTCTGCAAAAGAGTATTGCCGACACCCGCCGTGCCAGACATGATTTGCATCAGCATTTCAAGGCATTGCAGGGCTGTGTGGAAAGCGGCGATATCTCCAAAGTGGCGGCCTATGTGAAAGCATACGGAGAAAGTCTGCCACCCGATACAATTCATCCATTTTGCAAAAATTATGCTGTGGATGCCATTCTGCACCACTATGCAGAGCAGGCCCTTCTCCAAAAAACCGATTTGGAGGCTGTGGTTCAAATGGAGGAGCAGACGATTATTCCGGAGCCGGAGTTCTGTTCGCTTTTGGGAAACCTTCTGGAAAATGCCCTTGATGCCTGCGCCGCCTCCAAAACACCACGCTTCATCCGTCTGCACATTCGCCAGCAGGGAAGCCTTTATCTGACGATGGATAACACCAGCGACCAACCGCCGCTCTCCGATGAAAAACGGCTCATTTCCTCCAAGCACGATGGCTTTGGGATTGGGACGGAATCTGTACGAATGACCGCGGAACGCTATAATGGGGATGCTCGTTTTGAATGGAGGGAAGGAGTATTCTATGCCTCGGTTATGCTTTCCTCTGCTGACTGA
- a CDS encoding ATP-binding protein, translating to MIFRPDYIEAIKPFINQPLVKILAGIRRCGKSTIFEMLKEELLSRNVPESCIIMKRYTEMDIPENITAKQMYDELIAEIAGKEKCYILLDEIQEIKGWEKAVNSLLEGTNADVYVTGSNSKLMSSEISTYLTGRYVLIPVFTLSFQEYLDFKANSTLSRRELLEEYICSGGFPIIAIGDYETQPAYQIVNGIYHTVVSRDIVKRHRINKQDLFDRVVKYVIENIGKTFSANSISNFLKNEHRKISVESIYNYLRWLEQAFIIYPCARYDLQGKSILKTQEKYYLADFSLKYALMGYNRKMLDGVIENIVFLELKRRGYDVFIGKNDTKEIDFVAIRRDEKIYVQVCVQLPEKSDREVGNLMEIKDHYPKYVVTLNDLDVGIENGIKIVHLSDFLLSSQW from the coding sequence ATGATTTTTAGACCGGATTATATCGAAGCAATAAAACCATTTATAAATCAACCTCTGGTAAAAATTCTTGCAGGTATCCGACGCTGTGGAAAATCTACTATTTTTGAAATGCTAAAAGAAGAATTACTTAGCCGGAATGTACCGGAATCATGTATTATAATGAAGAGATATACAGAAATGGATATTCCTGAGAATATTACAGCGAAGCAGATGTATGATGAACTTATTGCAGAAATTGCAGGAAAAGAGAAATGTTATATACTTCTGGATGAGATTCAAGAGATTAAAGGTTGGGAGAAAGCAGTTAATAGCTTGCTTGAAGGTACAAATGCGGATGTTTATGTAACCGGCTCCAACTCCAAACTTATGTCCAGTGAGATTTCTACTTATCTAACAGGGCGGTATGTTTTGATTCCTGTATTTACATTATCTTTTCAGGAGTATTTAGATTTCAAAGCGAACAGTACATTGTCCAGACGAGAGCTACTTGAAGAGTATATTTGTTCTGGTGGATTTCCGATAATTGCAATCGGAGATTATGAAACGCAGCCGGCATATCAAATTGTCAATGGCATTTATCATACGGTTGTTTCTCGTGATATAGTGAAGCGACACCGCATCAATAAACAGGATTTGTTTGATCGTGTGGTGAAGTATGTCATAGAAAATATAGGGAAAACATTTTCTGCGAATTCTATTTCTAATTTTCTTAAAAATGAGCATAGAAAAATATCTGTAGAGAGTATTTATAATTATTTAAGATGGCTGGAACAGGCATTCATCATTTATCCTTGTGCAAGATACGATTTACAAGGAAAAAGTATTTTGAAAACACAGGAGAAGTATTATCTGGCTGACTTTTCTCTTAAATATGCTCTCATGGGGTATAATCGCAAAATGCTGGACGGAGTAATAGAAAATATAGTTTTTCTTGAATTAAAACGGCGAGGATATGATGTTTTTATCGGAAAGAACGATACCAAGGAAATAGATTTTGTGGCAATCCGACGAGATGAGAAGATATATGTGCAGGTGTGTGTGCAGCTTCCGGAAAAGTCTGATCGTGAAGTGGGAAATCTAATGGAAATTAAAGACCACTATCCTAAGTATGTTGTTACTTTAAATGATTTGGATGTGGGAATTGAAAATGGTATTAAAATTGTCCATTTGTCAGATTTTCTTCTTTCATCACAGTGGTAA
- a CDS encoding recombinase family protein yields MGTKMEGREKWLKLIKNVRQGDRIVFDSVSRMSRDAEEGFTAYEELYHRGIDLVFLKEPHINTSVYKKAMESGIEMTGTTVDYILEGVNKYMLALAKEQIKICFEQAEKEVKDLRRRTIEGIETARLNGKQIGRAAGTKIEYESTKQKKREIYKYSSSFNGMLKDKEVIKLFGISRNSYYKYKREIKEEIGWRKCVGKEPIKLS; encoded by the coding sequence ATGGGAACGAAGATGGAAGGAAGGGAAAAGTGGCTGAAGCTGATTAAGAACGTCCGACAAGGGGACAGAATCGTTTTTGATTCTGTCAGCCGTATGTCGAGGGATGCGGAAGAAGGATTCACAGCCTATGAAGAATTATATCATAGGGGAATTGATTTGGTATTTCTCAAAGAGCCGCATATCAATACCAGTGTCTACAAGAAGGCAATGGAGTCCGGCATTGAAATGACAGGTACTACTGTAGATTATATTCTGGAAGGTGTAAACAAGTATATGCTGGCTCTTGCGAAGGAGCAGATAAAAATATGTTTTGAGCAGGCAGAGAAGGAAGTTAAGGATTTGCGGAGAAGAACCATTGAGGGAATCGAAACGGCTCGTTTGAATGGTAAGCAGATAGGACGAGCTGCCGGCACAAAAATTGAATACGAAAGTACAAAGCAGAAAAAACGGGAAATATATAAGTATTCCTCGTCCTTTAACGGTATGCTGAAGGATAAGGAGGTTATAAAACTGTTTGGAATTAGTAGAAATTCCTATTACAAATATAAGAGAGAGATAAAAGAAGAAATAGGGTGGAGAAAGTGTGTGGGGAAAGAACCAATAAAACTATCATAA